One window from the genome of Cryobacterium sp. GrIS_2_6 encodes:
- a CDS encoding CsbD family protein yields MSGADKIKNAAEKVVGKGKEAVGKATDNPTLEAEGKADHAKGSVKQAGENVKDALK; encoded by the coding sequence ATGAGTGGTGCGGACAAGATCAAGAACGCGGCCGAGAAGGTCGTCGGGAAGGGCAAAGAAGCTGTGGGGAAGGCAACGGACAACCCCACGCTCGAGGCCGAGGGCAAGGCCGACCACGCCAAGGGCAGCGTCAAGCAGGCTGGCGAGAATGTGAAAGACGCCCTGAAGTAA
- a CDS encoding sigma-70 family RNA polymerase sigma factor: protein MSKLSRRHRIRGEDGQVSTDLFGAYLERIGRYPLLTAQEEVSLGRRIEVGLFAGERLLHGDPDTAGELAWLARDGTRAKAQFIESNLRLVVSIAKHYAGRGTMIMDLVQDGNIGLVHAVEKYDYATGYKFSTYATWWIRQAIHRGIATKARLIRLPTHTLEKLNALKRLRQELTLTLHRDPNLDELAHHSAVTVAEVVRILELDYEPISLQTSCGDGTMELGELLVDSDSCQPDEYAELAFRTTDIADHLDRLSERDRRILISRFGLDGREPATLEQVALALGVSRERIRQLEKRALTQLQTPHLKHHLHD, encoded by the coding sequence GTGTCGAAGCTGTCCCGGCGACACCGCATCCGCGGCGAGGACGGTCAGGTGTCGACGGACCTCTTCGGGGCGTATCTGGAACGCATCGGCCGGTACCCGCTGCTCACCGCGCAAGAAGAAGTGAGTCTCGGGCGCCGGATAGAAGTAGGTCTCTTCGCTGGCGAACGCCTCCTTCACGGTGACCCGGACACTGCGGGGGAACTGGCCTGGCTCGCCCGGGATGGAACCCGGGCGAAGGCTCAATTCATCGAGTCCAATCTGCGGCTGGTCGTGAGTATCGCAAAACACTACGCAGGACGAGGCACCATGATCATGGACCTCGTCCAAGACGGCAACATCGGTCTGGTACACGCGGTGGAGAAGTATGACTACGCAACCGGATACAAATTTTCTACCTACGCCACCTGGTGGATCCGGCAGGCCATCCACCGGGGTATCGCCACCAAGGCCAGGCTGATCCGGCTTCCCACGCACACGCTCGAAAAGCTCAACGCCCTCAAACGCCTCCGCCAGGAACTGACTCTGACTTTGCACCGAGATCCCAATCTGGACGAACTGGCCCACCACTCAGCAGTGACCGTTGCCGAGGTTGTGCGAATTCTGGAATTGGACTACGAACCCATATCCTTGCAGACCAGCTGCGGCGACGGCACCATGGAACTTGGCGAACTCCTCGTCGATAGCGACTCCTGCCAACCCGACGAATACGCAGAGCTCGCCTTTCGAACCACGGACATCGCTGACCACTTGGACCGCCTCTCCGAAAGGGACCGGAGAATTCTTATCTCTCGATTCGGTTTGGATGGTCGAGAACCCGCCACCCTCGAACAAGTCGCACTTGCGTTGGGAGTCTCACGGGAACGCATCCGACAGCTCGAAAAACGCGCCCTGACCCAACTGCAAACCCCGCACCTCAAACACCACCTCCACGACTGA
- a CDS encoding CDGSH iron-sulfur domain-containing protein, which yields MACANGPVLVRGNVVLVSATGDPIAPNRKTVALCRCGASTTKPFCDGTHKLVHFVTDLTPEKPAGPG from the coding sequence ATGGCGTGTGCGAATGGACCTGTGCTCGTGCGGGGAAACGTGGTCCTTGTCTCAGCCACAGGGGATCCCATTGCCCCAAACCGAAAGACCGTGGCACTCTGCCGATGCGGAGCGTCCACGACCAAGCCGTTTTGCGACGGTACCCACAAACTCGTTCATTTCGTCACGGACCTAACGCCCGAAAAACCCGCAGGCCCAGGCTGA
- a CDS encoding cell wall-binding repeat-containing protein: MAGAALAGWKNAPLYLSTTACLGAGVPTKMQRLGATSLVLLGGTPVLSDNVYNLVGCV, encoded by the coding sequence ATGGCCGGGGCGGCCCTCGCGGGCTGGAAGAACGCGCCGCTGTACCTGAGCACGACGGCCTGCCTCGGAGCCGGGGTGCCCACCAAAATGCAGCGACTCGGCGCAACCTCGCTCGTGCTGCTCGGCGGGACCCCCGTCCTCAGCGACAACGTCTACAATCTGGTCGGCTGCGTCTGA
- the ppk2 gene encoding polyphosphate kinase 2 — MSTSKKSTKPLVKRMRKRLYEDELERLQIELVRMQQWVIDTGARVVVIFEGRDAAGKGGAIKRVMQYLNPRFARVVALPTPNERERTQWYFQRYIQHLPAAGEIVLMDRSWYNRAGVERVMDYCTPEQYQRFLQQAPAFERMLVDDGIILIKYWYSVSDEVQEERFHSRRNDPMRRWKLSETDVASIARWEDYSRAKDAMFEATDHAEAPWWTIESDDKRAARLNTINHLLEQVPYEPREPKPVDIPARPDTDGYERPAKESFRYVPDHAERIQKKG, encoded by the coding sequence ATGTCGACATCGAAGAAGTCCACGAAGCCGCTTGTAAAACGGATGCGGAAGCGTCTGTACGAAGATGAGCTCGAGCGTCTGCAGATCGAACTGGTCAGGATGCAGCAGTGGGTGATCGATACCGGCGCGCGCGTCGTGGTGATCTTCGAGGGCCGCGACGCAGCGGGTAAGGGCGGCGCGATCAAACGGGTCATGCAGTACCTGAATCCGCGCTTCGCCCGGGTCGTCGCGTTGCCGACCCCAAACGAGCGAGAGAGAACTCAGTGGTATTTTCAGCGGTACATCCAGCACTTGCCCGCCGCCGGCGAGATAGTGCTGATGGACCGCTCCTGGTACAACCGCGCCGGCGTCGAACGCGTCATGGACTACTGCACCCCGGAGCAGTATCAGCGGTTCCTCCAGCAAGCCCCGGCTTTCGAGCGGATGCTCGTCGACGATGGCATCATCCTCATCAAGTACTGGTACTCAGTGTCCGATGAGGTTCAGGAGGAACGCTTCCACTCTCGGCGGAATGATCCGATGCGCCGCTGGAAACTCTCCGAGACGGACGTCGCCTCGATCGCCAGATGGGAGGACTACTCCCGCGCGAAGGACGCCATGTTCGAGGCGACTGACCACGCCGAAGCGCCGTGGTGGACGATCGAGAGCGACGACAAACGAGCGGCCAGGCTCAATACGATCAACCATCTCCTGGAACAGGTCCCCTATGAACCGCGCGAACCCAAACCAGTTGACATACCGGCCCGCCCAGATACCGACGGCTACGAACGCCCCGCAAAAGAATCATTCCGATACGTCCCCGACCACGCCGAGCGGATCCAGAAGAAGGGCTAG
- a CDS encoding DUF4383 domain-containing protein — MSSIPGSTSHDTHLAPVRRAATAVGTVFLLVGILGFIPGVTSNIASLTGAGRDSGALLLGVFQVSILHNVVHLLFGIAGLALARTVRGARNYLIGGGVIYLVLWLYGLVADPDSSANFVPLNNADNWLHLVLGIGMIVLGVALGRTRRTAPAGTP; from the coding sequence ATGTCATCGATTCCGGGATCCACTTCGCACGACACACACCTAGCGCCCGTTCGACGCGCCGCGACCGCGGTAGGCACGGTATTCCTTCTGGTCGGAATCCTCGGGTTCATTCCCGGGGTCACCAGCAACATCGCATCGTTAACCGGTGCCGGCCGCGATTCCGGTGCACTTTTGTTGGGTGTCTTCCAAGTTTCGATTCTCCACAACGTGGTGCACCTCCTATTCGGCATCGCCGGACTCGCCTTAGCGCGCACTGTCAGGGGGGCCCGGAACTACCTGATCGGCGGCGGCGTCATCTACCTCGTCTTGTGGCTCTATGGGCTCGTTGCCGACCCTGACTCCTCCGCGAACTTCGTGCCTCTCAATAATGCGGACAACTGGCTGCACCTGGTCCTCGGCATCGGCATGATCGTCCTCGGAGTCGCGCTCGGGAGAACTCGCAGGACCGCGCCAGCCGGGACGCCCTGA
- a CDS encoding PRC and DUF2382 domain-containing protein translates to MISTDQIRGLLESNGNVIGEDDAKIGSIGHVFLDDESGNPEWVTVKTGLFGTGESFVPLDQAILSGENLRVPFDKDMVNDAPRVDDSDGHLTQSQEAELYRYYGRHYDGAAAPAEFDQPVTGVQPMTGEQRMTGAGQPMSDVDSAETLMEDAVMTRSEEQLRVGTEKVETGKARLREYVVTENVTTTVPVSHEEVRIEREPITEANGADAMTGADLTEGEHEIALTEKRVVVDKETVPVERVRVNTDTVTEHENVSEDVRKERIEADSPTRDSDRDRLER, encoded by the coding sequence ATGATCAGCACAGACCAGATCCGCGGCCTCCTCGAGAGCAACGGGAACGTCATCGGTGAGGACGACGCGAAAATCGGTTCGATTGGGCATGTATTCCTGGACGATGAGTCGGGCAACCCCGAATGGGTGACCGTCAAAACCGGGTTGTTCGGCACCGGGGAATCCTTCGTGCCTCTCGACCAGGCCATCCTCTCGGGCGAGAATCTTCGTGTTCCGTTCGATAAGGACATGGTCAATGACGCCCCCCGCGTCGACGACTCCGACGGCCACCTGACCCAGTCCCAGGAGGCCGAGCTCTACAGGTACTACGGCCGTCACTATGACGGTGCCGCGGCCCCTGCTGAATTCGACCAGCCTGTGACCGGTGTTCAGCCCATGACCGGCGAGCAACGGATGACGGGCGCCGGCCAGCCCATGAGCGACGTGGATTCCGCCGAGACACTTATGGAGGACGCGGTAATGACACGTTCCGAGGAGCAGTTGCGGGTGGGAACGGAGAAAGTTGAAACCGGGAAAGCCCGGTTGCGGGAGTATGTAGTGACCGAGAACGTCACAACCACCGTCCCGGTCTCCCATGAAGAAGTCCGCATCGAACGCGAGCCCATCACCGAAGCTAACGGAGCGGACGCGATGACGGGCGCCGACCTCACCGAGGGCGAACACGAAATTGCCCTCACCGAGAAACGTGTCGTCGTCGACAAGGAAACGGTCCCCGTAGAACGAGTCCGCGTGAACACTGACACGGTGACCGAACACGAGAACGTTTCGGAGGACGTGCGCAAAGAGCGCATCGAGGCCGACTCGCCGACCAGAGACTCGGACCGCGACCGGCTGGAAAGGTAA
- a CDS encoding IS256 family transposase, with the protein MALNQSALLDLLGELKLTDVTDRIRVATETLYQELIDAEATAFIGAAPFERSGDRTTHRNGTRARTLSTTAGDLDLKIPKLRAGSFFPALLERRRRVDQALFAVVMEAYVHGVSTRKVDDLVKALGADTGISKSEVSRICAGLDAEVAEFRDRTLAAQDFPYVFLDATYCKARVGHRIVSQAIVVAVGVAADGRREVLGFDVGDSENEGFWTSFLRSLKTRGLDGVKLVMSDAHTGLKKAIGTVFQGAGWQRCRVHFMRNVLAVIPKGSQDMVASIIRTIFAQPDREHIEKQFLEVTTMLSRSHPKVAAMLVDAQPDLLAFAAFPRRHWRQIWSTNPLERVNKEIKRRTDVVGVFPNAAALLRLAGSVLIEQHDEWEAGERRYFSEASMLELVTMNNPIEVIDEAVILPELAAA; encoded by the coding sequence ATGGCTCTAAACCAGTCTGCCCTGCTCGACCTCCTCGGAGAACTCAAACTCACCGACGTCACCGACCGAATCCGCGTCGCGACCGAAACTCTCTACCAAGAACTCATCGACGCGGAAGCGACCGCGTTCATCGGCGCCGCCCCATTCGAACGCTCCGGCGACCGCACCACCCACCGCAACGGCACCCGAGCGCGCACCCTCAGCACGACCGCCGGGGACCTCGACCTGAAGATCCCGAAGCTGCGCGCCGGGTCCTTCTTCCCGGCCCTGCTCGAGCGTCGCCGGCGGGTGGACCAAGCCCTGTTCGCGGTCGTGATGGAGGCCTACGTCCACGGCGTCTCGACCCGGAAAGTCGACGACCTGGTCAAGGCCCTCGGCGCGGACACCGGGATCTCCAAGTCGGAAGTGTCCCGGATCTGCGCGGGCCTGGACGCTGAGGTGGCCGAGTTCCGCGACCGCACCCTCGCCGCGCAGGACTTCCCCTACGTGTTCCTCGACGCCACCTACTGCAAGGCCCGCGTCGGCCACCGGATCGTGTCCCAGGCCATCGTCGTCGCGGTCGGGGTGGCCGCTGACGGACGCCGGGAAGTCCTCGGCTTCGACGTCGGTGACAGCGAGAACGAGGGCTTCTGGACGTCGTTCCTGCGATCGCTCAAGACCCGCGGGCTCGACGGGGTCAAGCTAGTCATGTCTGACGCGCACACCGGCCTGAAGAAGGCCATCGGCACCGTGTTCCAGGGCGCCGGCTGGCAGAGATGCCGGGTGCACTTCATGCGCAACGTGCTCGCGGTGATCCCGAAGGGATCCCAGGACATGGTCGCCTCGATCATCCGCACCATCTTCGCCCAGCCCGACCGTGAGCACATCGAGAAGCAGTTCCTCGAGGTCACGACGATGCTCAGCCGCTCGCACCCGAAGGTCGCGGCGATGCTCGTCGACGCGCAACCCGACCTACTCGCCTTCGCCGCGTTCCCGCGGCGGCACTGGCGCCAGATCTGGTCCACGAACCCGCTCGAACGAGTGAACAAGGAGATCAAACGCCGCACCGACGTCGTCGGAGTGTTCCCCAACGCTGCCGCCCTGCTGCGCCTGGCCGGGTCGGTCTTGATCGAGCAGCATGACGAGTGGGAGGCCGGCGAACGACGCTACTTCTCCGAAGCATCCATGCTCGAGCTGGTTACCATGAACAACCCCATCGAGGTCATCGACGAGGCGGTGATCCTCCCCGAACTCGCCGCCGCCTAA
- a CDS encoding diacylglycerol kinase family protein produces the protein MSDATRPTAAVIYNPTKVDLPILREAVSAEASAAGWDETKWFETSIEDVGQGVTAQALEQDVDLVIVAGGDGTVRAVVEAVRGRDVPVALLPSGTGNLLARNLQMDLTDVTGNIRMAFSGRDQTIDLGVIRIEREDGSRDEHAFVVMTGLGLDAKMIANTDENLKAKAGWVAYVKALITSIRDPGELHIRFRLDEDAPRRATVHTLILGNCGSLQANIVLMPEANLEDGLMDLMMTRPRGVVGWVRLWLKVAWTNGIVRRTKAGRALIGEHKNDANLHYETAATFTARFSKPEEIELDGDGFGKASALKAWIEPRALRVRTPTPSPGRSE, from the coding sequence ATGAGTGACGCCACCCGTCCCACCGCCGCAGTCATCTATAACCCCACCAAGGTCGACTTGCCGATTCTCCGTGAGGCAGTCAGCGCGGAGGCCTCGGCCGCTGGCTGGGACGAGACGAAGTGGTTCGAAACGTCCATCGAAGACGTCGGGCAGGGGGTCACAGCCCAAGCGCTTGAGCAGGATGTGGACCTCGTCATCGTCGCCGGCGGGGATGGGACGGTGAGAGCGGTGGTCGAGGCGGTCCGAGGCCGCGATGTTCCTGTTGCCCTGCTGCCGTCGGGAACTGGGAATCTGCTTGCCCGCAACCTGCAGATGGATCTCACAGATGTGACCGGGAATATTCGGATGGCGTTTTCAGGTCGGGATCAGACCATCGACCTGGGGGTCATCCGCATTGAGCGTGAGGACGGAAGTCGAGACGAGCACGCCTTCGTCGTGATGACGGGACTCGGGTTGGATGCGAAGATGATCGCCAACACCGACGAGAATCTGAAGGCCAAAGCAGGTTGGGTGGCCTACGTGAAGGCCCTCATCACGTCCATTCGAGACCCGGGGGAACTGCACATCCGGTTCCGCCTCGACGAGGACGCGCCGAGGCGAGCCACGGTCCACACCCTCATTCTCGGCAATTGCGGTTCCCTCCAAGCGAACATTGTCCTGATGCCCGAGGCGAACCTCGAAGACGGCCTGATGGACCTGATGATGACGCGTCCCCGGGGTGTCGTCGGCTGGGTCCGACTGTGGCTCAAGGTCGCGTGGACCAACGGGATCGTGCGTCGAACGAAGGCGGGTCGAGCCCTCATCGGCGAGCACAAGAACGACGCGAATCTTCACTACGAGACCGCCGCCACGTTCACCGCCCGCTTCTCCAAGCCGGAGGAGATCGAATTGGACGGTGACGGTTTCGGGAAGGCATCCGCCCTCAAAGCCTGGATCGAGCCCCGGGCCCTCCGGGTGCGAACGCCCACGCCGAGCCCGGGGCGCTCCGAATAG